The nucleotide sequence TGAAACAACATAGAGGCATTATTAGTCACGTCTTCTTTTTACTACAGACAGCAagtaggagagaaaaaaaggtgtCAGTAAAAGAAAACTAACTATGACTGAGGCATGACTCTTCAAAAGACCTAGCAAATTTCTGAACAAATCAAGTGACTTCCTGTAAAAAAGAATACGCTTTAACCCACTATATGTAAAGTCAGCCAGACAGCACTTTACCATCCGACTGGTCAAAGGAAGATCTCACCTGGCTATTAAATAGTCCACCTGTAGTCTGAGGACCTTCTGCAGCACGCTGGTGTCTCTAATGAGGTAGCGGAGCGCCCGCAACCCTGCAGCACGCACCTCCTTGGCCTCATTGAGTAGAGCTAGTCGCAGACTAAGGGTTAAAAATCAGACACTTAGATGAATCCAAAACTGGCCAAAGATTTACTAAGACTTGACAAACTACTATTATTTCCTGAAATCTTTCATGATAATATCTGATGCTTTTTAAATTGAAACTCATCAAATGAATGttccaaatgaaaaacatccaaAGTGATTATTCACCAGGCCTGTCTTACTAACAGTTTCACTTGGCTGCATAAACAACAGGCCAatgaattggaaaaaaaagcacatgttGATAAAAGTGCACAATGCACAATCAGTAACTACTGGCTGCTGACACTCACCAAATGATGATTTCTTCATGTGTAAACCCAAAGTTTTCCTCACGGTAGCCAATGCTGCATAGCAgctgtaacacacaaaaaaataaagaaacaaaacctaaatgatttgatttataaTAGGACTGCATAACTTTAAGGATAAAGGTAAACCTGTTATGGTGACATTAGGGCTGTTTAGAGGGAAGTTCAGTGTCTACAAAATGGTAGTGTCCTACACATGAGAAGCACCAAACCaacaaacagcacaacacatTCCTGCAGCCatacaggtgtgtttgttgtagttttccACTTGTCTGTTACACGCCAGCTTGTTTGGAGTAGGTGAATCGTGAATGGGTAATGTTATGCTTTCACTTGTGCTAGATGGAGGTTATAATTACAAAAGCACAGGTCCAATAGTTGGCACTGGCTTTTGTCACCTCCACCATTTGTTGTTTATCAGTGCCTGCGCTCGTACTCGTTGGATAAATGAAAACAGGGGGTGAGCAATAGGTTGATCAATTCTTTTGTATTCCTCTGCCCACAGCCTGGCTGTATGCTCCTGTTTTTGTGTACCCTCCAAGGCCTGGCAATGGACCCTGTTTTCAGCATATATATCCAATTTTAGCAGTTCCTTCACCACCGGTCCTCCATCGTTAACAGCGGCCCACACACAGCTGGTGTATACAAGATTCAAATTTTACGTACACAAAGCAGTTCACAATGGACTGCTTTTGTGTACATAAGTGTTCAGTGATGGTCAGTGTCAACGGGCAGGCCAAGGCTAACAACAGCACAGTCCAACAAAACTCATTACACGCACAAAGCAATGAGCTCCTCGGGCAAAGGATGCTGCCATTTTAGAGCTGCCACCTTTCTTATGGGCACCCCGAGGCACCCGAGCACAGCAGTGCTGCTCCatcacagtctctctctgcctaTCCCAATGCGGCATCAGCAGGGGAGCCGATGAGTACATTAAAGTGGTAATTTATGCATGAATAGTTTCTTAAAGCTGGACATAAACCTCCCCTCTCCTTCatcataaaacacagcagagcagagcagcaggagagatgGAGCAGGATGGGATGGGTGGACAGACGCATGGTGAGTCGGGGGTTGTTTTAAACCAGCTGTGATGTCAGAGCCCAAgcaggcaggaggaggggagagaggagatggggaGAGGGGCATGTGACACTCTGTGGGGGGATTAGGTCACCCTCACTGTCCTGGAACCCTTATAAGGAATCAGAGGCACGGTGCTCTAACAGAcgtatacacacagacacacacacgtcatgGTTATTACCCTGCTGTCAGTTGTAAACAAGCGAGCTAGGTCTACGGATTAGATGCACAACTCAGGCCCACACTCAGCTTTTAGCCTGCTGCAGTGCCAGCTGCACCACTTTCTGAAGGCCAACACACACCGGCTTCATGGCCACCAACAATTGGTCAAAACATGTCCATGGCAGACAGTCAGAAGTGGTTTAAGGCAGCAGGGTTGCTCAGCAGAAATCGGCAAACTTCTAAGCAAAAATCAGTCCCCAAGGTTGGCGAATTGGACAGTTGCGTAAATGGTTTTGACATTTCTCAATGACGTGACAGTGAGCAAAAACAATGTGTGCAGAGCACAACAAACTGCTAGTTTCCCCCCCCCTTATATTTGGCTTTCAGACTTGCAAGTCACTTTCTACACCCAGTTCAGAATAACAGGAAGGCTCAAGACTATTCCAGCATATGTTGGGTGAAAGGCAGAAAAACACCCTGGAGAGGTCACTAGCCTATCACAGGGCAGACACAGGCCATGTccacactgagaaaaacaatcaaatctaaaaaaaaaaaaaaaacactgtttatatGTGAAAACAACTTCCATGTGAACTTGcttttagagtttttttttaaatgttctctaTCTGCAACAAATAAATCTCTCAATCCCTTCTTGTTTCATTTGCAAACAATAAATCTGCACATCACAGCCATCATCTGCTGATAGGTGGGACAGACACAGCCCAGTTATTCAGTTTGGTCTCAGCATTTTAAACTTCTTCTCCAGTGCCTGATAAAATCCACGAtcacttgttttgtgtttcagttttagcTGAAGACAATTTAGCTGGTCTCACTGACATATGAGAAATTCAGAAGCAgattgtacagtatgtacaggaAAATCTTCACTTTTACCATCAACATTACAGAACAAAACTAGAATAGAAAAATAGAGAATAGAGGGCTATATAGGGAAAAGTTTAGATTTTTAGAAGTGAGAGTATCTCAGGTTTCTAAGAACAATAACCAGACATTAAAAATCTCAGGTTTCAAAGTCAGAGTGTTGCTCTTGATACACATTAGGTCAGAGTGTTTTCCAATCCCTAGAGCTCCTGTTACATTCACTGTCAGCATCACAATGACAGGCACAGCTAGGCCTGCTGGCAGCAACACCCAAGAGGAGAGGATCAAGGAGAGGTCAGTGGTGACATGACAGAGGAGGGGGAGCACAGCTAGTCGATCTTTACAGACAATCTGTAAGTGATGAATCAGCCTTCTTGAAAAGCTGTAGGTTTGTCATATGCAGCTTTAACAGGGTTTTCATGTTGGTTCTAAGGAGATAATAACCTTTCAACTTAATTACTTTCACCAATTCTCAGTGTTGTCAAGACTGCCTCAAGTAACAAATAAAATCCTGGGGTAAAAGCATCATAACTCAACGGCGTTACCTTTATGAAGTTGTTCAGGTGGCCCAGTTTTCGCATGTTACTGACTCCGTGCGGTTTGGCCACATTTTGAAGAATTTCACGGAAGTTTTCTGATGGTTCTGCAGGAAGAACGAAACGGAAATACAATGTAACTAAGACAAGCATTAAGGCATATTGCCAAAATAACGGTCGATGAACCGTAATTGATATGATGCAGGAAGGAACTTGGTTTAGCTGGTCAAACTAAATTAGTGTGTACAGGCAAAACAAGGTCTAGACAGTAAAAGCACGACTTGAGCAGGGAAGTGTTTTTCGTTTTCAGTTCCTTTCTGCTATCATGTTAAAACAGAGTAAACAAGTTCCAGATACTGcattacaacaaaaacataaatgctGCAGAAACTATGATAATGAATAGCATACAATATTTTCTCCTCAGTAACAAAGTTAGTCAGAATATGAGCCAGAttcagtttcaatatgtcaaaTACAAAAAGCTGAGTATTAGTCAgtcaaaacaataacacaaacacatgaaaagacaATTAAGAATTTCAAAATATTGGACTTTTGCAAACATTGAATTTATTTTCCCTAAATGACTGCAAAATGTACTAATATATCCATAAAAGCAAACTACTAGACCGAAGCATAATGTAATCTGAGATGTTAAGATTTGATGAAATTACACAAGCACTGATAATCGGCCTGATCAGCCGATCATGGGGTAGAATATAATGTTGCATAAAAGTACCAGATATAGCCTAAGGTCCATTAACTGACAGGGCAGTGATATGCATATGCAATGGTCTCTTGCATTGGACTGCTGTGAGGACATGGACATAGTTTAGTCTTGAAACAGCTGACAGATTAAGTGGCTCCCGATGTCAATGGGACTGTTAGCTTTATATGATAAATTCATCTGATATTTCAGGTGCAAAATAACCTTGTATTGCACGACTGAAATAAAGCCAGTCTACGTCCTTGAGATACGGACAGAGGGCTGATGTGCAGTGTTGCTGCTGGAGGACTACATCTGACCAGCCCGTGCAGCTGTGTATCAGAGTACCACTAGAAAAAAACACCCTGCGCACCCTGTGTTGTCTAATTGCTACTCAGCTAACAGCCCTGAAACCCAATTTCTCCTACAGCCAGCGATGACCAATGCATGACTACAGCACTTATGTCTGGTTGGCTAAATAACAGGCTATCTTGCCCACTCACACTAACCAAAACAACAGAGCGTCGTCATGGCTGGTTAGCTCTGGCAGCTAGCTAACGCTAACTCTGCTAGTTAGTTAGCTCGCTGCCGCCTGTTATTATGATATCGCTGGCAATGCTATTAGACgaaacagagaggggaaagtgacaacaaaacaacagcactgtCAGGACAAGTGCACCGACTAGCTGGGTTCTCACTTGACGGGCTAGTGTTTGCAGAAATGCCCCTCATCCATTTTGAACAATAATCGCTTTCAGGGTGATGTGATGAAGCCTCTGCTTACCTCTGGTCAGATCCAGCGGTACGTTCTCCTCCCCGCTGTCATTCCGAcctgtcagaaacacacaccgCGCACATGGTGAGGGATCACGCCAAGGTCATCACATGCCTGGGAAAATCTATTTTTGCTCCATGCCGCTATTACAGATACCGCTGAATCGAGTTTTTCTCGCTTACCTCGCATCCGAAGACTCCGGATAGGACGGCCGCGGAAGCTGGCCGCCATGTTTCCAGGAACATACACAACACCGGAAACTTCGCGCCTTCTCGCGAGAAGGCAGACAACTGGGGGGATGTTGGCGAGATAGCCGCAGCAGACCTCCCACAGACCCGAGATCAGTTGGATCCTCCTCAATCCCCCTCTAATCTTATCAGTGGTAAAAACATACATCTGACCTGGCGACTGCTTTATGGTCAGTGAGCAGAGAGCTATTCAACAGCTCGGTATTGGGTCACCATTAAAATACCATTGCCATTACCATTACCATTTAAAATAGAGGTTAAAATGAACTTCACCACACCCAATCATTAATTTATTGCTGAATAAAAGTTCCAATAATTTAACAGTAAATTTATGCATCAACAATGAATAAACCATGCACAAGGTATTGATCAATCTGTTTAATATACAGACAAGTTGCTTTAATAAATGCTGATGATTATGCTTTTTTCTCCAACAAAATAATGTACCAGCCAACACACTTAGCctactgaaaataaacaggatTTGTCCATATTTGTCAGTCCATGTCACCATTGCACTGGTAACAGTTCAAAGCACAGCACAGTTGCTACAACAGGTTGCAACATGATATTCACCAAAACGTTTCATGTTTTAATCATAGATAATGTAGAACATTTTTGGATTAATTCCTACAAGCTTTGCTTTGTGAAAATGCACAATAatttaaactgtaaatgatCAATACAGGTAATGAAGATCTGTGCTGGCACTGTCATTATTGTAGATTAGTTGATTTCATAGACACAGTCTGCAGGGAAAAAACAAGTCTATATCATTCATAGTAGgttattctttcttttgttctttatcCTAATGAATATTTGCAGTACTCAAAGCCTTTCCACAAGTAAAAGTAAGAAATACCATAATGCCACCTCAAAATATTTGTGAAGTAAACATGCAGAATTACTAACAATTCAATGTaggtaaagtaaaagtaaagtaaaagacCTCATTATGAAGAACATCCTCTTTCATgatgttatattattatgtacatcattattttatttttcctgatgCTTAAATGTGTATGCAGTTAGTCATGGCTGATTAAAAATACTTCACGATTGTATATGGCTCAGTATTTAACAAGGAATCATTATCAtcagaatattttttatgtaaactcataaacacatttataagATAAAATGCAGTGgaataaaaagtcaaacatcTCCCTCCCCCaaaaatgtacagtacctaAACACTGACACCACTGCTGGTAGTGGTATTTTGAGTCACCAGAACATACCTTCATTGATGTTGCCATAAATCTCAAGCCTGTGTAAATAATAATCAGAACATAAGATACTGTCATACAGATGCAGACATGACATGGTGCAGCAGTTGGATGAAAATGTGTATCTGTATaacactgcagtaaaaaaaaataaaaaaataaaaataaagtaaataaatcacTGGAAAGATTTCAAAACCTACACTGAGTCACAATGTGTATTTATCACATCAACATTATTACCCATCAAAAGGCAGTTGAGGACTTTGGGAAGCAATATCATCATACACGTCATCTATGGGCACAGAGACAAGTAGTGTTTTAGTATATAACATCACTATGACCCCCACGGTTGTTTGGTAAAATTAGGTAAAAAGGTTCAGCTAGTTACCTTCATCTACGGTTGACTGTGGCAAAAGAGAAACTCTGAtgggaggggagaaaaaaaatataagaaGAAGTTTGCTGTGGTTAAAACAGGTTTGATGTATTTACAAGTTGTAAATGAGGTTAATGGACATTAAACCATAAACAATCACACATATGGTTGTCTTGGAGTCAATTTAACACTTAGCCTCAACAAAACACTATGTTATAAGATATAAGGTAGAGTTAGTGGAGATGTATTATGCTGGATTTAATTGGTTTACACAGATGTTCAAGATTTTCAAGGCTGTAGTCACCAGGTCAGATGCATGTTTTTCCCATAGACTGTTGTTTTTTACCAACATAGCATTAGTTTATGATAGTTGTAATAATCATCATAACCACTAGGTGTCAGCCATACATAACAATCTACATTttatcaaacagcagaaaataatttaaagtgaCACATGGACTTTTTGACTAAGGAACATTTTTTGTGTATAATAAACCAAACACTTGATTCCATTAGCAACCTTGATAGTTGGTTAAACCCTGAGCTTCACTGTCCCTCCATTTTATTAGCATTTGAATAACCACATCCAAAACCTAGAAAAACAGTACAACCTTGTCTCTGGATTATCCACATCATAATAAATGTCATCCTCCCCAActagttaaaagaaaaaagaaagaaaagaaaatcaacagtcATGACTGAATAGACATCTTATTATTGTACTAGTATATTTCAATTAATTAAATGACTCAGAAGCAATATAAGCAACTTGCCATTTTGCACGTTTGCGCCACTGAAAAGGAAGGAGTGTAAAATCAAGAAGAAATTATATGTGTgaccaaaaaaacattttttatttttccagacGTTTATGAAGGGAGTCAAAGGCATTACGATGTGTACCTATCATCTGGTGCCCCAATGTCATCGTAAATCTCTGAATCACTCTGGTTGGACATAGACATTGGCTCCTCGTCCTTGTTTGAAACATCATGGTCTGTATCAAAAGACTCTGACTTCATAGAGACAACTGAAAGAACATATGACCACATATCAGCATAGTTCACTGCCTGGATATTATGGTAGTTTGCATGTGTCATCATCACCCTCTTGTTTCTCTTCCATATTTGTTAACTGTTAGCAAGCCAAGAATGTCTGTTAGCAACTTACAGTAGCCCTGCATGTTCCTGCCCAGTCGTTACCTGTACTGTGGACACGTCCTCCTTGACTCAGAGTAACATCTGATTTTActcttttaaaatcaaaaagtgCCTTCCCCTTCTTGATTATATGAGCAGGTCCTTTAATCTAGTTAAAGACAAGGAGATATCAGTTATGAGTCTGTTTTAATTTACCTGATCTCTGTTATTGTGCTGTTTGTTGTCTGCACAATGTATGAGATTACTGGTGTTACAGTGtcaatgtatttaaatgtgttaaatgtgctAAAAGTAAATCCAGTGTGTGGCTTTTCTGTTTTGACCTGGAATATCTTCTGTATTTCTTGGTGCACCTCCTCTTTGGctttctgttgtttcagatgTGTTTTGTCCTCTCTCGGAGCAtgacttttcatttcctctgagtTGATGGTTCCTTTTGGATCCTGATTATCATAATTATCACTGTGTCAAACCTCCATCAAAGATATCACTTTGGTAATTAGTATAAACTTTATATAAGGCACACATTTATTGAAACCACTCACTGCCTGTTTCCCCTCTGTGACTTcactttttttatgtttgtcagACCTCTCTGCTGGTTCCATCCTTTGAAAAGATAATAATGATATATTGTTTATACACAGTACAATAATTTGCCTTTTTACTGGCTTACTCTTACCATCTGTCAGCCTCTTCATACATATCATCACTCAAATCTGCCTGCAAACACAAAGTCGATCAAACTGAAAACTAACAGTCAATCCACTGTAGATAATATTAGCTCACTGGACCAACCACCATGGGTTTCTGTAGCAATCTAACAATGGCAGGATTACCTCTGTCCTCTTTGATGACCATCATAGCACTCATTATTGTCCCTGCTGACTCCTTGGCTATGGTCTTTCTTAAAGATCAGTGAGGATCTGACAAATTACAACAGTTtccagagagaagcagcaggcaaagtgctgcagctgtgaggCCTTAACCCACAGGAGATCAGTTTGATGAAACTCTTTACCAAAGACCTAATGTACAGTGACTTCAGAAACTATTTAGACTACTTcactttttttgcacatttaatTATGTTGTAGATTCAACCATAGGTAGATAAAATAGCCATGTTTGCCCATCAGTCTCATcttgtttgctttaattatccttgAGATGTGTCTGAATCTTGATTGGAGTCCAACTGTGGCTAACTGAATTGAGTGGACAATTTTAGGAAGGTACacatagataatgaatgaatgaatgaatgaatgaatgaattattattagttattaggCCTTGAACGCTTAAACTTTCAGAATTTAAAGTGaaagctgtgtttgttgtgcCAACAAATCAAGCCAGTCTATCATTTCAACAAAAGTGATTGAGTCCTGATAATTTGGATTCTTAATCTATTATTCATTACACATTGAGAAacttcttttcatttaaaattacacCGACAACACaataatgtgaaaggtgtctgaatactttctggaGCCACTCTATACAGTGTATACCTGCATATTTCATTATGTCAACAACAAATCTCCAGTGTTATGATAAAGCAGCTCTGCAATATAAACACTTACAAAACAGCAGCCTGGTTGGATGGTGGTCGCAGACGTTGAGGTGCAGGGGCAGGTTTAGCACAATGTAGTATCTTCATCCATGATCCTGTCACACAAAAAATGGCATCTTCTTTAACTCTAACCAAACATTCTGTcacttaacatttttttaacattagtcacaacaaaagtcacattgcatttaaaactgtttctcACCATCAGTCAGAGATTTCATATTCCTCCTAAATCTTTGGATGTCAACACTGGGAGGCCTGTCAGGCTTTGGAGGAGGGCTTCCCACAGCAAACACATTAGGGAACCTTGTCATAGGAACAGAGGGCTCAGCGCTCTCTCTTTGAAGTTGATTTTGGGTTCTGCAGTCATTGGTTTTAAGGTATTTGGGGAGTTGAGGGGGTTTAGTGCAGATGATGTTCTCCACCCTACCATCACTGTCGGTAAAACTTTGCTGTTTGCTAATactgtttttctgcagcagagatggTCTGGTGCTCTGGGATGGCACGTTGAACTTCTGGATTTCTGCTTGCAAAGCTCTAATAGGCTTGTGTCTATTGTTATTATTCCATGGTGGCTTGGCTGAAGCAGGGAAGACACTGGAGTTGCTGGAAATATCAGGATTTGCTTTCACTGCAGACTTCACTGCTACATTTTTGAGATGAAAAGCAGGTCCAGAGGAGTCAGTGCATCTTCTGTTAGGCTTAGGAGTGTGGGAGCTGCTGATTGTGTTTGCAGCACTTGGCAGATTCACCTCCAGGACAGCTATTCTGGATTTAATAGAGGATGCAGTGCAGACCTTTTCTTGGAGTTTACTGGAAGTATCTGGCACAAAGCTGTGACGTGTGTCAGACTGAGCCATGAGAGCCCTGATGTATGACTGTCTTTTCTACgtagaaaaatgaaagaatcCCTGTTCAGTATAGCAAGCCTCTTTTTCTTGCATTAACTTTTTTCTGTTACAACTAAGGGAAAGAAATCCCCCAGTTGTCAACACAGAGgttagaaattattaaaaactgaagaCAAGCCTTACACcaaatgtaacaaacattaatataaataaCAGAATTGCATGCACACTTTGAGGAGCAAAAAACcttcaaaacacaaatgtaagaATTTCACAGTCCTTAATTACTCACCTGATCTTTTCATGCAGAcgttgtgtgtgtctgcgttgCTGGTTTATGTGATACAATTCACTCAGCAAAAATGCTCCACCTATAAAGGAAGTATTTGACACTTAACTGTGTGAAAAAAGGAAACTCCTGTCTGCTTGGAATGATTAAGAGACCCACCAAAGAATTTAAGTTATATATTAAAGTGCTATGATATAAACTGATATATCAGATTTCTAAAACCCTGTTCAGACGCCTAAAAGTGTCATTACTGATTCCATAGGTTTTGGTGTTGTCGGACtggtgtcttttttcttttcttttatttggcAAATGGAGTGTATTTGCAAAAATTTGATTTACTCTTATATCTTTCAGTATAAATGTAGACTGCTAATACTGGaaggtaaaaacacaaatgcatttttAGAGAGGATCCTTTTGTAGATCAAAACTACTGCATGTCattcagtgaaatattttagaAGTTTCTAACCCTTTTTGGGCTGCGTACACCGTCCTAATACACGTGTTGCACCTGGGGAATATGGTTACATTTGAAACCGCAGCATGTATGACTAGTGACctacatacatgcatatatatatatatatatgcacttAAGTTTAAAACttaattcttatttatttagttataaCTCAGTAATAGTGAAACTTTCATATCACAGAGCCATTTTTTCATTAGCCCTTGTACATTACAACCCCATTCTATATTTGACATGGGTGCAGGAAGGAGTAATTTTGCACCTTTGCTTATCTCTGACAGGAAGGGACTGTGTGGTCACAAAGATGTGCTATTTAGCAAAAGGGAAAACATATATATGTTGTTGGTTTGTGATATTAAATACAACATTCAAATAAAGCAACACATAACTTCAAGTTTTTATTTGAGAATCTGTACATAATGGGTAAAttgatttacattttgacagtgaagtttatatgcaggatttttttctacttttctctcactctctcaagTCAGTGTGGTTGCAGATACGAGAGCATCAATGTCCTGTATGGCTTTGGATGTCCTCTGAAGAGCTTCAGCAACGCAGGCCTCATTCACTGGTTCGTGAGTCACCTCTTCTCCAGAATTACCTTGGAACACCGCACATCCTTTCATACTTATCTGCAGGCGGCTGTTCTCCAGAAGAACTGGTCACACAGGAAGTCAAAGAGCGCGCAGAGTAACGcaaaacagaaactgataaTGTGCAAAATCTCATGACAGAAAAATCACTATCCATGTCCACAGCACTTTGTGCCGTCATCTAAGCGTTCAAGGATACAATTGAACCGTTTTAtcttctccagctctgcagcAACGAGATCTGACCTGAAGCGAATGGAAGATCACATGAACGTTACACATGAGCTGTCAACGCAGTATCCAACTCTCAATATTATAATACCAAACGAGTGAGCAGAAAGATATCACTCACCGACTTTCTACTGTCTGTGTCACATTCATGTGATGCTCAACAGGTATAGGACTGGACAGATGTTCTTCAAGCACCAGTGGATTAGAAAAATGTCTACCctgcaaacaaaataaaacaatatgattAGCATCTTAGAAGCTTGAATACAGTGTAAATACTGTAGTAATATCAGCAGGGACTACTTTTTTGGCCTCTTGCAAGCAGCTGGGTGTGGCAGGAAGCTTCAGCGATTGCTTGGCCTGGTCGTAGCAAGTGAGGATCCTGTAAAATGATGTCATGTCACAGTTGGAGACTTAAATGACATAAAGCCATGAAACTCATCAGACTGTGATGAAGTGGCAGCTTACCTGCTCGCACGACTCACAATAGAGCGTATAGAGTAGGCCTGTCCGAGTACATCCGGTGGAAGGTTATTCAGGTGGTATAATACCTCTTTCACCTTTGAGGTAGACACAATCAAATAATTAGGCATTGTACAAACATGTGAGAAACTTGAATGGCTTTGTATGTTAGCTTtcaaaaaaataacagcatgcTATTATTACTTAGACTGTATGATGGCTTAAAGATGAGAGGCTTAAGCTCACCTGCCCAGACTGGAGCTCAGGTTGGTGATGGGTAAAGTAAGTGTTAAGGACACCGTTAGACCGGATCACTGATCCATCTCCTGGGGAAACCTCTATGACTGAGACAGCTCCACTCAATATCCTACACAAGAGACAtacaagtaaacacacagtcacagtgtcGCTGTATCTGTTATGTATCACTACAAAGAGTTTCTTAAATAAGAAAGgttaaagcagagaaaaaatcAAATtctaaacatctaaaaaatATGCACcacttgtttttgctgttataaaatgaattaaagctacacacagacacacacacacacacacagacacacaaaaagattTTATATGATAATGATCTTTAAGGTCCTTGAAAACCTGCGTACCTACCTGTAGGTGACTCCCTGACACCACATCACTCTCACCAGC is from Lates calcarifer isolate ASB-BC8 linkage group LG13, TLL_Latcal_v3, whole genome shotgun sequence and encodes:
- the LOC108878031 gene encoding FYN-binding protein 1; this encodes MAQSDTRHSFVPDTSSKLQEKVCTASSIKSRIAVLEVNLPSAANTISSSHTPKPNRRCTDSSGPAFHLKNVAVKSAVKANPDISSNSSVFPASAKPPWNNNNRHKPIRALQAEIQKFNVPSQSTRPSLLQKNSISKQQSFTDSDGRVENIICTKPPQLPKYLKTNDCRTQNQLQRESAEPSVPMTRFPNVFAVGSPPPKPDRPPSVDIQRFRRNMKSLTDGSWMKILHCAKPAPAPQRLRPPSNQAAVLMEPAERSDKHKKSEVTEGKQADPKGTINSEEMKSHAPREDKTHLKQQKAKEEVHQEIQKIFQIKGPAHIIKKGKALFDFKRVKSDVTLSQGGRVHSTVVSMKSESFDTDHDVSNKDEEPMSMSNQSDSEIYDDIGAPDDSGANVQNVGEDDIYYDVDNPETRVSLLPQSTVDEDDVYDDIASQSPQLPFDGLEIYGNINEDCVYEIN